AAGTTGTCGGGGTCGCCATTGTCTCCGGTCCAGCCCAGCAATGCCATGTCGTGCTGCCCGCGCTGGACTTTGTCCAGATATGTCCCCCATTCATAAGTGACGATTTCAGCTTCGATGCCAACTGTTTGTAAATCGGCCTGGATTGCCTGGGCGATTTTCTGGGGTTGTGGCATATAGGGACGCGGTACGGGCATGGCCCAGAGGGTGGTTTTGAATCCGTTTGGGAATCCCGCGTCGGATAGGAGTGTTCGGGCTTTTTCAGGATCGTATTCATAGCCGGGTGTTTCTTGCCGATAACTCCAGACTGTCGGCGGAATGGGATTGACCGCTGGAATGGCTAATCCCTGATACAGGTTGTCGATCAGGGCTTGTTTGTTGATTGCGTGGTTTATGGCGCGCCGCACATTGAGGTTCTGGAATGGCTCTTTGTCCATGTTCATCGCCAGATAGCCCACGTTCATCCCCGGCTGGGATAGCAAGGCGAGGTTTTCATCTGATTCAATTGTCGGTAAGAAGTCTGGCACGAGGTTGTCCATGCCGTCGATAGATCCCTGGGTTAGCGCGATTAGTCGGACGGAGTTTTCGGGAATGCTTCTAAAAATCAGGCGATCAATTTTGGGAGCTGGTCCCCAATAATCGGGGTTGCGTTCCAATACCACGCGGTCGTCTTTTATCCATTCGACAAATCGAAACGGCCCCGTGCCTACGGGATGCCTCGCAAAATCAGCTCCCCATTTTTCGACGGCAACAGGGCTGACGATGGCGCAAAAATTCATTGTCAGATTTGCGAGAAAAGGTGCGTTGGGGCGTTTCAGGTCAATGGATACGGTCAGGTCGTCTATTTTGCGGACATCTTTTACGATGTCGCTCATGGACATGCCTGCCCAGTATTGATACGCGCCTTCTACTTTGTTGAATGGGTGATCGGGCTTGAATTGCCGCGCGAGTGAAAAAACCACGGCATCGGCATTAAAGGGCGTACCGTCGTGGAAGACGACGTTTTCGCGCAACTGAAATGTCCAGGTCAAACCATCTTCTGACGCTTGCCATGAAGTCGCTAATCCGGGTGCGAGGTCGGTGCGTTCGGGCACAAATGCGACGAGTGTTTCGTAAATATTATCGCATACTTTAAACGATTCGCCGTCTGTCTCCAGCGCGGGATCCAGTCCGACAGAATCGCCACCGCGCCCAAAGACGACCGTGCGTCCGGTTTGTTGTCCACAAGCGGTTATTATCATCAATATTGCGAGAAATAGATAACGTGCCATTGTGTATTCCCCAAAAAAATGTCAGCCCTCGCTATCCCGCCCTGTTTGGGTGGTGGATGGGAGGGCTGACCGTTTGACTGCTGACTGCTGAAAGCTATTCTTCAAACGCCGCATCAAATGCTACGTCTGAGGGTTCAAAGTCGATCTCGTTGACAAAGGCGCAGGATTCGGTCGCACCGTGTTCGCGGTCCATACCGGAATCTTCCCACTCGACGGAGAGCGGTCCATCGTAGCCAATGTCGTTTAATGCGCGAATAATTTCTTCGAAATCCACGCTGCCGCGACCCACTGAGCGGAAATCCCAACTGCGGTCTGGATCGCCGAAATTTGTATGCCCACCAAATATACCCGCGCGTTTGGGATTGGGCGATAGGTACGAGTCTTTCATGTGGACGT
This window of the Gemmatimonadota bacterium genome carries:
- a CDS encoding ABC transporter substrate-binding protein, which gives rise to MARYLFLAILMIITACGQQTGRTVVFGRGGDSVGLDPALETDGESFKVCDNIYETLVAFVPERTDLAPGLATSWQASEDGLTWTFQLRENVVFHDGTPFNADAVVFSLARQFKPDHPFNKVEGAYQYWAGMSMSDIVKDVRKIDDLTVSIDLKRPNAPFLANLTMNFCAIVSPVAVEKWGADFARHPVGTGPFRFVEWIKDDRVVLERNPDYWGPAPKIDRLIFRSIPENSVRLIALTQGSIDGMDNLVPDFLPTIESDENLALLSQPGMNVGYLAMNMDKEPFQNLNVRRAINHAINKQALIDNLYQGLAIPAVNPIPPTVWSYRQETPGYEYDPEKARTLLSDAGFPNGFKTTLWAMPVPRPYMPQPQKIAQAIQADLQTVGIEAEIVTYEWGTYLDKVQRGQHDMALLGWTGDNGDPDNFLYILLDKSATQMPANNIAFYRSDPLHDVLVAAQKESDKTKRTVLYQQAQEIVFHDAPWVPLVHATQTAAFRTRVKGFKLHPTGSKWFHDVTVEE